The window AACAGGTGCTGGCCGAGGACAGGATGCCCGGCGCCCGCTGGTTCCCCGGCGCCACCCTCAACTACGCCCACCACGCTCTGCGCAACCTCGCGGACGACGACGTGGCGATCGTCGCTCTCAATGAGACCGGTTCCGGGTACGAGGTGACCGGGAAGCGACTGCGTTCCCAGGTCGCCTCCGTCGCCGCCACCTTGCGCGACCTGGGCGTAGGGGCGGGCGACCGGGTCGTCGGATACCTCCCCAACACCCCGCACGCGATCGTCGCCTTTCTCGCCGCCGCGAGTCTGGGCGCCGTCTGGTCGGTGTGCGGCCAGGACTACGCCCCCAAGGCTGCCGCCGACCGTTTCGCCCAGCTGGAACCGACCGTCCTGATCGCCGCCGACGGCTACCTCTTCAACGGCACCACGCACGACCGCCGCGACGCCGCACTCGACCTCGCCCATGCCCTTCCGACATTGAAGGCAACCCTACTCGTGGGCCATGTGGGCCTGCCGTGGCCCACGCGGAACTATCCGTCGCTGGTCGTCCCATGGGAGGACGCCTCCACCCGCACGGAAGAACTCACCTGTACCGCCGTACCGTTCGACCACCCGCTGTGGGTCGTCTTCTCGTCCGGCACCACCGGCCTGCCCAAGGGCATCGTGCACGGCCACGGCGGCGTCCTGCTGGAGCACCTGAAGACTTTGGGCCTACATTCCGACCTGCGCCCCGGCGACCGCCTCCTCTGGTACACCACCACCCACTGGATGATGTGGAACCTGGTCGCCTCGACGCTGCTGACAGGCGCCGCCACGTGCACGTACGACGGCAGCCCGGCCCCGCTCACCCACCCCGACGTCCTGTGGGAACTGGCCGCCCGCCACCGCGTCACGCTCTTCGGCACCAGCCCTCAATACCTCCTGGGCATGGCCAAGTTCGGCATCGACCCGTCCATCCACGACCTGTCGTCGATCCGCGTCATCGGCTGCACCGGCTCCGCGCTGCCCGCCTCGGCTTACCCCTGGGTCCGCGACCACGTCGGCGACCGCGTCCTGTTGGCCTCCATCACCGGCGGCACGGACGTCGTCTCCGGCTTCGCCGGCAGCGCCCCCACCACCCCCGTCTGGGCGGGCGAGCTGTCCGTCCCTCACCTCGGGGTCGCCCTGGCCGCCTACGACGCCGAGGGATACCCGGTGGTGGACCGGGTCGGCGAGCTGGTCGTCACCCGTCCCATGCCTTCCATGCCGCTCTACTTCTGGAACGACCCCGACGGAAGCCGCTACCGCGAGGCCTACTTCGCCCCATACCCCGGCGTTTGGCGGCACGGTGACTGGGTCACCCACACCTCCCACGGCTCGTTGATCGTCCACGGCCGCTCCGACTCCACCCTCAACCGCAACGGCGTACGCCTCGGCAGCGCCGACATCCATGACGTCGTCGAGCGCCTGCCGGAGATCACCGAGGCGCTGGTCATCGGCGCGGAGGAAGCCGACGGCGGCTACTGGATGCCTCTCTTCGTGGTCCCGGCGGCCGGGGCCACGTTGGACGACGTCCTGCGCGAGAAGATCAGGGAGGCGATCCGCACCGGCGCCTCACCGCGCCATGTCCCCGACGAGATCCTCGAAGTGCCGGCCATCCCTCACACTCGGACCGGCAAGAAACTCGAAGTCCCGGTGAAGCGACTCCTCCAGGGCGCGCCCGCCGAGCAGGTCCTCGATCCGGCCGCAGTGGACGCCCCGGGACTCGTCGACTACTACGCCCGTCTGGGAGCCGACCGTCGCAGTCGAAGGGGCGCCGAGGCGTGAGAACGGCGCAGATCATCACCGCCGTCGTGCTGGCCCTGGTCTTCCTGCCGCTGGGAGTGGCGAAGATCGCCGCTCTACCGGTCATGCGGCAGGCGGCAGCCCACCTCGGTAGGTCACCGGGCCTCTACCGCGTCGTCGGCGCACTGGAGGTTGCCGGGGGCGCCGGGTTGCTGGCGGGCCTGGCCTGGGTTCCCCTCGGCGTGGCCGCTGCGACAGGACTCGCCCTGCTGATGGCCGCGGCGGCTGTGGTTCATCTGCGTCACGGCGACCCGCCCGTACGGGCCGTGCCCGCCGCCGTTCTGGCCCTGGCGGCAGTGGCGTATACCTGTCTGTCGGTCGCCGCTTGACCTCAGCGTCCCGGCACCCGAAAGGCCACCCCGCCGAGTCAGGGCGGGGTGGCCCGAGGTAGTCCCAGGGTCAGGGCGGGAAGCCCCTTGATGCCGGACGACTCCTGCGGCTCGACCCCGTTGAGACGGTGGCGGCACAGGAGCCCGGTCTCCGGTAACGGACGCACGAGGTCACAGGTGCCTCCGCGAAGGGTTCGGGTCAGGTGCTCAGCCAGCGGATGGCGGACAGGCTCGGCATGAAGAAGTACTCGCCGCCGAGCAGGGTGTTGAAGGACTGAATGCCCTGCACCCGGTGGGGCGGGGTCCCGGGCACGGTGAAGTACGCGCCCTTGTCCTGCAACGAGATCATCGGGTCCTTCTCCTTGCCGAGGCCCACGAAGTTGCCGGAGCCGACCCACTCGCTCTGCAGGAATTCGACGTTGTCGATCGCACGGGCCCCGAGAGCGATGAAGTCCAGACCTCGGGCCTGGCCGTCGTCCTTGAGCCGGTCCGTGGGCAGCGGGTGACCGTAAGAGGTGCCGCGGCGAATGATCCGGCGGATGTTGACGTCACTGAGGACCGTCAGCTTCGTGTCGCGCGGGTTCATCCGGCGGATGTGGGAGCCCAGCGGGGTCCGCAGCCCGCGCGGGTCGGCGGCGTAGTCGAAGTCGTTGATCCGGTTCGGGTCCTCGCCGATGGCGGGGACGTCGCGCTCCGGGGCCAGGGCCAGCGGGGCACCGCTGCGCCAGCGGCCCACCAACTTCGCGGCCAGCAGCTCGCGTTCGGCCTCGGTGCGGGCGTTGTCGTGCAGGAACGTGTTGAAGGCTGCGACGTGGGAGTGGTACTTGCGGAAGACGACGTACGTGCCGTTGCGGCCAAGGACGTCCGGAGCCGGCACGGGCAGCGGAAGACCGGTCTCGCTCGGGTAGCCGAGAATGAACTCGCCGGCCTTGATCGGCCTGCCGTCACCCGGCAGCGGCTCGGCGCCACTGCCCTCGACCACCGGCTGGCTGAACCCGTCCCGGTAGCCGAACACGTTGAAACCATCGGCCGCGAAGTCCTGGTGCGACAGCAGCCGCACACCGGGCACGTCGCCCAACTCCTTCTCGTACGCCGCGACTTCACGGCGCCAGTCGTCCTCACTCGCGGCGTAGACACTGACAGCGACGTGCACCCGCGGACTCCCGAAC of the Streptomyces aurantiacus genome contains:
- a CDS encoding DoxX family protein; translation: MRTAQIITAVVLALVFLPLGVAKIAALPVMRQAAAHLGRSPGLYRVVGALEVAGGAGLLAGLAWVPLGVAAATGLALLMAAAAVVHLRHGDPPVRAVPAAVLALAAVAYTCLSVAA
- a CDS encoding acetoacetate--CoA ligase, encoding MNTPYPPPFFTPDPETAAASRMMDFARWAARHRGVEADADYAALHRWSVTDLEGFWGAVWEYFDIDSETPYEQVLAEDRMPGARWFPGATLNYAHHALRNLADDDVAIVALNETGSGYEVTGKRLRSQVASVAATLRDLGVGAGDRVVGYLPNTPHAIVAFLAAASLGAVWSVCGQDYAPKAAADRFAQLEPTVLIAADGYLFNGTTHDRRDAALDLAHALPTLKATLLVGHVGLPWPTRNYPSLVVPWEDASTRTEELTCTAVPFDHPLWVVFSSGTTGLPKGIVHGHGGVLLEHLKTLGLHSDLRPGDRLLWYTTTHWMMWNLVASTLLTGAATCTYDGSPAPLTHPDVLWELAARHRVTLFGTSPQYLLGMAKFGIDPSIHDLSSIRVIGCTGSALPASAYPWVRDHVGDRVLLASITGGTDVVSGFAGSAPTTPVWAGELSVPHLGVALAAYDAEGYPVVDRVGELVVTRPMPSMPLYFWNDPDGSRYREAYFAPYPGVWRHGDWVTHTSHGSLIVHGRSDSTLNRNGVRLGSADIHDVVERLPEITEALVIGAEEADGGYWMPLFVVPAAGATLDDVLREKIREAIRTGASPRHVPDEILEVPAIPHTRTGKKLEVPVKRLLQGAPAEQVLDPAAVDAPGLVDYYARLGADRRSRRGAEA
- a CDS encoding Dyp-type peroxidase, encoding MPSPFRRLRRSPTLDLDDIQATLLRARPEPYFGTHAILEITEPAAGRELLRRLAPRVTSAARWDEPQPSWLALTLSYQGLVALGVPEESLASFPANFRAGMAARAERLRDTGLNAPERWEYPFGSPRVHVAVSVYAASEDDWRREVAAYEKELGDVPGVRLLSHQDFAADGFNVFGYRDGFSQPVVEGSGAEPLPGDGRPIKAGEFILGYPSETGLPLPVPAPDVLGRNGTYVVFRKYHSHVAAFNTFLHDNARTEAERELLAAKLVGRWRSGAPLALAPERDVPAIGEDPNRINDFDYAADPRGLRTPLGSHIRRMNPRDTKLTVLSDVNIRRIIRRGTSYGHPLPTDRLKDDGQARGLDFIALGARAIDNVEFLQSEWVGSGNFVGLGKEKDPMISLQDKGAYFTVPGTPPHRVQGIQSFNTLLGGEYFFMPSLSAIRWLST